A region from the Helicoverpa armigera isolate CAAS_96S chromosome 6, ASM3070526v1, whole genome shotgun sequence genome encodes:
- the Glg1 gene encoding Golgi apparatus protein 1 isoform X3: MLSNIKVSAAGILATCLIIFLRDAQVLGHLVNRPSDRYTLDVSGCALYHKLCSHLDDDLGILSCALNASYNKTQISVLCQHKLWSHQAELLDNDYIEHKLKEPCQDEPVILNCLSPSEYMIDCVLKKKSSVRDKKCWRMINKIESLVFNDWQIIGNFLKNCYDDIEAHTCGRIPYDPRSLSQKQTLKCLQGQDMNLVTIKTECQAEMAVLEEMKYNTLQLDKIIFAACNLDQKNFCPDEVPGSWLMYKCLLRHKYENGMRKKCQDQLFYDQRNIVMNYRMSKGLVKSCKEDIRKYHCRKGVVDDKDVRLAQILLCLENVSRNDSTKLSPECTAEMIDHRKMLMDDYRLSPELMQNCANDITMLCKGIEAGGKTIHCLMEHARPRKRKDKRISAACQKSLEALVLEADPGEDWRVDPILRKACKPVVDRACREVSYGNGRVMSCLMEKLGTNLMTPDCESALLQIQYFISRDFKLDPQLYKACKYDAVTVCRAKLQWADASEHQSEKDPLVLPCLYNYAYNPDLRGRLKPGCETQVRRVMRQRAISVDLMPEIEDYCMDDLINLCFENTGKGEEISCLQSKIKELGPKCRDIVTNFTETQSGHIELNAVVNINCRVPIERLCSSELKSKKEEDDIMDCLISHKNDPEIKANVNCRAAIEHEQLISLKNYKFTRKFKNACKSYVVRFCPKAMTKSQVVTCLSEIVRNDTITKRKHTIFKDCRQQLRQQLFQQKENIDLDPELKEACKNDLQIYCAGVTHGEAAALECLQTAKGKLTDECRKAIFVVRKQEFADNAVDYHLITTCNSMIDLYCHNTDAANILDCLKIHRQELHFDENCKVVIVNRMIEQNMDYRFNNNLQKACKADITKFCSDVIAKEPQDMELQGKMLYCLKEKFRESKLSIPCENELANVLKEQALNYRLDPLLGKLCKAEIQTICAVPSDITKSDGQLTFFKSQVEECLKNALLNHKIVSAECAREVAQIIEETEVDIEADPLLERACAMDLLTYCKDLEHGAGRRLKCLKIILNDSNRKLEADCQKALSNRLEMYKHVAALNVIENFGDMYNEISSSPSKKYFLIVGISIVGLIFICGLYCGNLARQAMYVKRK; the protein is encoded by the exons ATGCTAAGTAATATCAAGGTATCAGCTGCAGGAATTCTAGCAACATGTCTCATTATATTCCTTCGGGACGCACAAGTATTGGGCCATTTGGTAAATCGACCCAGTGATAGATATACTCTAGATGTATCTGGCTGTGCTTTGTATCATAAGCTCTGCTCACACCTGGATGATGATCTCGGTATTCTATCTTGTGCACTAAATGCATCAtataacaaaacacaaattTCAGTACTTTGTCAGCACAAGCTATGGAGTCATCAGGCAGAGCTTTTAGACAATGATTATAtagaacataaattaaaagaacCATGTCAAGATGAGCCAGTAATATTAAACTGTCTAAGCCCATCAGAGTACATGATAGATTGTGTGCTCAAGAAGAAATCAAGTGTGCGAGATAAAAAATGTTGGaggatgataaataaaatagaatctCTTGTGTTTAATGATTGGCAAATCATTGGTAATTTTCTAAAGAATTGTTATGATGACATTGAAGCTCATACTTGTGGCCGTATACCATATGATCCTAGAAGTCTTTCTCAAAAGCAGACACTAAAATGTCTGCAGGGGCAGGACATGAACCTTGTGACAATCAAAACAGAGTGCCAGGCTGAGATGGCTGTGTTAGAGGAAATGAAGTACAACACCCTTCAGTTGGACAAGATCATATTTGCTGCATGTAACTTGGACCAAAAGAACTTTTGCCCTGATGAAGTCCCCGGCTCTTGGTTGATGTACAAGTGTCTTTTAAgacataaatatgaaaatg GAATGAGGAAAAAGTGCCAAGATCAATTGTTTTATGACCAAAGGAATATTGTAATGAATTATAGAATGAGTAAAGGTTTAGTAAAGTCTTGTAAAGAAGACATAAGGAAGTATCACTGCCGAAAAGGGGTTGTAGATGATAAGGATGTCAGACTTGCACAAATTTTATTATGCTTGGAAAATGTATCCCGCAATGATAGCACAAAATTAAGCCCTGAATGCACAGCTGAGATGATAGATCATAGAAAAATGCTCATGGATGACTATAGACTGTCACCAGAATTGATGCAGAACTGTGCCAATGATATTACAATGCTATGTAAGGGTATTGAAGCTGGAGGTAAAACAATCCACTGTCTCATGGAACATGCCAGACCAAGAAAAAGGAAAGATAAAAGAATAAGTGCAGCTTGTCAAAAATCTTTGGAAGCATTAGTTCTGGAAGCTGATCCAGGTGAAGATTGGAGGGTTGACCCCATTCTACGCAAGGCCTGCAAACCAGTGGTGGACAGAGCTTGTAGAGAAGTCAGTTATGGCAATGGTAGAGTCATGTCTTGTCTGATGGAAAAACTTGGAACCAATCTAATGACTCCTGATTGTGAATCTGCCTTGTTGCAAATTCAATACTTTATATCTAGAGACTTTAAGCTGGATCCCCAGTTATACAAGGCATGCAAATATGATGCTGTTACAGTATGTAGAGCTAAACTCCAGTGGGCTGATGCCAGTGAACACCAGTCAGAGAAAGACCCACTAGTGTTACCCTGCTTATACAATTATGCTTATAATCCTGATCTCAGAGGAAGGTTAAAACCAGGTTGTGAGACACAAGTCAGGAGAGTGATGAGACAGAGAGCCATCAGTGTGGACTTGATGCCTGAAATTGAAGACTATTGCATGGATGATCTTATTAATCTATGTTTTGAAAATACTGGAAAAGGAGAAGAAATATCATGTTTACAAAGTAAAATTAAAGAGCTTGGACCAAAGTGTAGAGATATTGTGACTAATTTTACAGAAACTCAGAGTGGCCATATTGAGCTGAATGCTGTTGTCAACATTAACTGTAGAGTTCCTATTGAGAGGCTGTGCTCATCTGAGCTGAAAAGTAAGAAAGAGGAGGATGACATCATGGACTGTTTGATAAGTCATAAAAATGATCCAGAAATTAAAGCAAATGTTAATTGTAGGGCAGCTATAGAACATGAGCAACTGATctcattaaaaaattataagtttacAAGAAAATTCAAGAATGCTTGCAAATCTTATGTGGTTAGATTTTGTCCCAAAGCAATGACCAAGAGTCAGGTGGTCACATGTCTGAGTGAAATAGTGAGGAATGATACAATCACTAAAAGAAAGCACACTATATTTAAGGATTGTCGCCAACAGCTGAGACAGCAGCTGTTTCAACAAAAAGAGAATATTGACTTAGATCCCGAACTAAAGGAAGCTTGTAAGAATGACTTGCAAATATATTGTGCTGGTGTAACACATGGAGAAGCAGCAGCTTTAGAATGTCTCCAGACAGCTAAAGGAAAGTTAACAGATGAATGCAGAAAGGCCATATTTGTTGTAAGAAAACAAGAGTTTGCAGACAATGCTGTTGACTATCATTTAATTACAACTTGTAATAGTATGATAGACTTGTACTGCCACAATACAGATGCAGCAAATATTCTCGACTGTTtgaag ATACATCGCCAAGAACTACATTTCGATGAAAACTGCAAAGTAGTTATTGTGAACAGGATGATAGAACAGAATATGGATTACCGGTTCAATAACAATCTCCAAAAAGCTTGCAAAGCGGATATCACGAAATTTTGTTCAGATGTGATTG CAAAAGAACCACAGGATATGGAACTTCAAGGGAAAATGTTATATTGTCTGAAGGAGAAGTTCAGAGAATCGAAATTGTCAATACCTTGTGAGAATGAACTGgctaatgttttaaaagaacaAGCTCTCAATTATCGTCTCGACCCCTTACTTGGGAAACTATGTAAAGCTGAGATACAGACAATTTGTGCTGTTCCAAGCGATATTACAAAGTCTGATGGACAG ttaactttttttaaatcccAGGTTGAAGAATGTCTAAAGAATGCTCTGTTGAATCATAAAATCGTATCGGCGGAATGTGCGCGAGAAGTGGCACAGATTATCGAAGAAACAGAAGTGGATATTGAGGCAGATCCATTGCTAGAGCGGGCTTGTGCTATGGATTTATTGACCTATTGCAAAGATTTGGAGCATGGTGCTGGCAGGC GTTTAAAATGTCTGAAGATAATTCTGAATGATAGCAATAGGAAATTAGAAGCTGATTGTCAAAAGGCATTATCAAATAGATTAGAAATGTATAAACATGTTGCAGCT TTGAATGTGATAGAAAATTTCGGCGATATGTATAACGAGATATCGTCTTCACCGTCtaagaaatactttttaattgtaGGCATCTCAATTGtaggtttaatttttatatgtgGTTTATATTGTGGCAATTTGGCTAGGCAAGCTATGTATGTTAAGAGGAAATAG
- the Glg1 gene encoding Golgi apparatus protein 1 isoform X1 — protein sequence MLSNIKVSAAGILATCLIIFLRDAQVLGHLVNRPSDRYTLDVSGCALYHKLCSHLDDDLGILSCALNASYNKTQISVLCQHKLWSHQAELLDNDYIEHKLKEPCQDEPVILNCLSPSEYMIDCVLKKKSSVRDKKCWRMINKIESLVFNDWQIIGNFLKNCYDDIEAHTCGRIPYDPRSLSQKQTLKCLQGQDMNLVTIKTECQAEMAVLEEMKYNTLQLDKIIFAACNLDQKNFCPDEVPGSWLMYKCLLRHKYENGMRKKCQDQLFYDQRNIVMNYRMSKGLVKSCKEDIRKYHCRKGVVDDKDVRLAQILLCLENVSRNDSTKLSPECTAEMIDHRKMLMDDYRLSPELMQNCANDITMLCKGIEAGGKTIHCLMEHARPRKRKDKRISAACQKSLEALVLEADPGEDWRVDPILRKACKPVVDRACREVSYGNGRVMSCLMEKLGTNLMTPDCESALLQIQYFISRDFKLDPQLYKACKYDAVTVCRAKLQWADASEHQSEKDPLVLPCLYNYAYNPDLRGRLKPGCETQVRRVMRQRAISVDLMPEIEDYCMDDLINLCFENTGKGEEISCLQSKIKELGPKCRDIVTNFTETQSGHIELNAVVNINCRVPIERLCSSELKSKKEEDDIMDCLISHKNDPEIKANVNCRAAIEHEQLISLKNYKFTRKFKNACKSYVVRFCPKAMTKSQVVTCLSEIVRNDTITKRKHTIFKDCRQQLRQQLFQQKENIDLDPELKEACKNDLQIYCAGVTHGEAAALECLQTAKGKLTDECRKAIFVVRKQEFADNAVDYHLITTCNSMIDLYCHNTDAANILDCLKIHRQELHFDENCKVVIVNRMIEQNMDYRFNNNLQKACKADITKFCSDVIGIKSIFKLAKEPQDMELQGKMLYCLKEKFRESKLSIPCENELANVLKEQALNYRLDPLLGKLCKAEIQTICAVPSDITKSDGQLTFFKSQVEECLKNALLNHKIVSAECAREVAQIIEETEVDIEADPLLERACAMDLLTYCKDLEHGAGRRLKCLKIILNDSNRKLEADCQKALSNRLEMYKHVAALNVIENFGDMYNEISSSPSKKYFLIVGISIVGLIFICGLYCGNLARQAMYVKRK from the exons ATGCTAAGTAATATCAAGGTATCAGCTGCAGGAATTCTAGCAACATGTCTCATTATATTCCTTCGGGACGCACAAGTATTGGGCCATTTGGTAAATCGACCCAGTGATAGATATACTCTAGATGTATCTGGCTGTGCTTTGTATCATAAGCTCTGCTCACACCTGGATGATGATCTCGGTATTCTATCTTGTGCACTAAATGCATCAtataacaaaacacaaattTCAGTACTTTGTCAGCACAAGCTATGGAGTCATCAGGCAGAGCTTTTAGACAATGATTATAtagaacataaattaaaagaacCATGTCAAGATGAGCCAGTAATATTAAACTGTCTAAGCCCATCAGAGTACATGATAGATTGTGTGCTCAAGAAGAAATCAAGTGTGCGAGATAAAAAATGTTGGaggatgataaataaaatagaatctCTTGTGTTTAATGATTGGCAAATCATTGGTAATTTTCTAAAGAATTGTTATGATGACATTGAAGCTCATACTTGTGGCCGTATACCATATGATCCTAGAAGTCTTTCTCAAAAGCAGACACTAAAATGTCTGCAGGGGCAGGACATGAACCTTGTGACAATCAAAACAGAGTGCCAGGCTGAGATGGCTGTGTTAGAGGAAATGAAGTACAACACCCTTCAGTTGGACAAGATCATATTTGCTGCATGTAACTTGGACCAAAAGAACTTTTGCCCTGATGAAGTCCCCGGCTCTTGGTTGATGTACAAGTGTCTTTTAAgacataaatatgaaaatg GAATGAGGAAAAAGTGCCAAGATCAATTGTTTTATGACCAAAGGAATATTGTAATGAATTATAGAATGAGTAAAGGTTTAGTAAAGTCTTGTAAAGAAGACATAAGGAAGTATCACTGCCGAAAAGGGGTTGTAGATGATAAGGATGTCAGACTTGCACAAATTTTATTATGCTTGGAAAATGTATCCCGCAATGATAGCACAAAATTAAGCCCTGAATGCACAGCTGAGATGATAGATCATAGAAAAATGCTCATGGATGACTATAGACTGTCACCAGAATTGATGCAGAACTGTGCCAATGATATTACAATGCTATGTAAGGGTATTGAAGCTGGAGGTAAAACAATCCACTGTCTCATGGAACATGCCAGACCAAGAAAAAGGAAAGATAAAAGAATAAGTGCAGCTTGTCAAAAATCTTTGGAAGCATTAGTTCTGGAAGCTGATCCAGGTGAAGATTGGAGGGTTGACCCCATTCTACGCAAGGCCTGCAAACCAGTGGTGGACAGAGCTTGTAGAGAAGTCAGTTATGGCAATGGTAGAGTCATGTCTTGTCTGATGGAAAAACTTGGAACCAATCTAATGACTCCTGATTGTGAATCTGCCTTGTTGCAAATTCAATACTTTATATCTAGAGACTTTAAGCTGGATCCCCAGTTATACAAGGCATGCAAATATGATGCTGTTACAGTATGTAGAGCTAAACTCCAGTGGGCTGATGCCAGTGAACACCAGTCAGAGAAAGACCCACTAGTGTTACCCTGCTTATACAATTATGCTTATAATCCTGATCTCAGAGGAAGGTTAAAACCAGGTTGTGAGACACAAGTCAGGAGAGTGATGAGACAGAGAGCCATCAGTGTGGACTTGATGCCTGAAATTGAAGACTATTGCATGGATGATCTTATTAATCTATGTTTTGAAAATACTGGAAAAGGAGAAGAAATATCATGTTTACAAAGTAAAATTAAAGAGCTTGGACCAAAGTGTAGAGATATTGTGACTAATTTTACAGAAACTCAGAGTGGCCATATTGAGCTGAATGCTGTTGTCAACATTAACTGTAGAGTTCCTATTGAGAGGCTGTGCTCATCTGAGCTGAAAAGTAAGAAAGAGGAGGATGACATCATGGACTGTTTGATAAGTCATAAAAATGATCCAGAAATTAAAGCAAATGTTAATTGTAGGGCAGCTATAGAACATGAGCAACTGATctcattaaaaaattataagtttacAAGAAAATTCAAGAATGCTTGCAAATCTTATGTGGTTAGATTTTGTCCCAAAGCAATGACCAAGAGTCAGGTGGTCACATGTCTGAGTGAAATAGTGAGGAATGATACAATCACTAAAAGAAAGCACACTATATTTAAGGATTGTCGCCAACAGCTGAGACAGCAGCTGTTTCAACAAAAAGAGAATATTGACTTAGATCCCGAACTAAAGGAAGCTTGTAAGAATGACTTGCAAATATATTGTGCTGGTGTAACACATGGAGAAGCAGCAGCTTTAGAATGTCTCCAGACAGCTAAAGGAAAGTTAACAGATGAATGCAGAAAGGCCATATTTGTTGTAAGAAAACAAGAGTTTGCAGACAATGCTGTTGACTATCATTTAATTACAACTTGTAATAGTATGATAGACTTGTACTGCCACAATACAGATGCAGCAAATATTCTCGACTGTTtgaag ATACATCGCCAAGAACTACATTTCGATGAAAACTGCAAAGTAGTTATTGTGAACAGGATGATAGAACAGAATATGGATTACCGGTTCAATAACAATCTCCAAAAAGCTTGCAAAGCGGATATCACGAAATTTTGTTCAGATGTGATTGGTATAAAATccatttttaaattag CAAAAGAACCACAGGATATGGAACTTCAAGGGAAAATGTTATATTGTCTGAAGGAGAAGTTCAGAGAATCGAAATTGTCAATACCTTGTGAGAATGAACTGgctaatgttttaaaagaacaAGCTCTCAATTATCGTCTCGACCCCTTACTTGGGAAACTATGTAAAGCTGAGATACAGACAATTTGTGCTGTTCCAAGCGATATTACAAAGTCTGATGGACAG ttaactttttttaaatcccAGGTTGAAGAATGTCTAAAGAATGCTCTGTTGAATCATAAAATCGTATCGGCGGAATGTGCGCGAGAAGTGGCACAGATTATCGAAGAAACAGAAGTGGATATTGAGGCAGATCCATTGCTAGAGCGGGCTTGTGCTATGGATTTATTGACCTATTGCAAAGATTTGGAGCATGGTGCTGGCAGGC GTTTAAAATGTCTGAAGATAATTCTGAATGATAGCAATAGGAAATTAGAAGCTGATTGTCAAAAGGCATTATCAAATAGATTAGAAATGTATAAACATGTTGCAGCT TTGAATGTGATAGAAAATTTCGGCGATATGTATAACGAGATATCGTCTTCACCGTCtaagaaatactttttaattgtaGGCATCTCAATTGtaggtttaatttttatatgtgGTTTATATTGTGGCAATTTGGCTAGGCAAGCTATGTATGTTAAGAGGAAATAG
- the Glg1 gene encoding Golgi apparatus protein 1 isoform X4, with protein sequence MLSNIKVSAAGILATCLIIFLRDAQVLGHLVNRPSDRYTLDVSGCALYHKLCSHLDDDLGILSCALNASYNKTQISVLCQHKLWSHQAELLDNDYIEHKLKEPCQDEPVILNCLSPSEYMIDCVLKKKSSVRDKKCWRMINKIESLVFNDWQIIGNFLKNCYDDIEAHTCGRIPYDPRSLSQKQTLKCLQGQDMNLVTIKTECQAEMAVLEEMKYNTLQLDKIIFAACNLDQKNFCPDEVPGSWLMYKCLLRHKYENGMRKKCQDQLFYDQRNIVMNYRMSKGLVKSCKEDIRKYHCRKGVVDDKDVRLAQILLCLENVSRNDSTKLSPECTAEMIDHRKMLMDDYRLSPELMQNCANDITMLCKGIEAGGKTIHCLMEHARPRKRKDKRISAACQKSLEALVLEADPGEDWRVDPILRKACKPVVDRACREVSYGNGRVMSCLMEKLGTNLMTPDCESALLQIQYFISRDFKLDPQLYKACKYDAVTVCRAKLQWADASEHQSEKDPLVLPCLYNYAYNPDLRGRLKPGCETQVRRVMRQRAISVDLMPEIEDYCMDDLINLCFENTGKGEEISCLQSKIKELGPKCRDIVTNFTETQSGHIELNAVVNINCRVPIERLCSSELKSKKEEDDIMDCLISHKNDPEIKANVNCRAAIEHEQLISLKNYKFTRKFKNACKSYVVRFCPKAMTKSQVVTCLSEIVRNDTITKRKHTIFKDCRQQLRQQLFQQKENIDLDPELKEACKNDLQIYCAGVTHGEAAALECLQTAKGKLTDECRKAIFVVRKQEFADNAVDYHLITTCNSMIDLYCHNTDAANILDCLKIHRQELHFDENCKVVIVNRMIEQNMDYRFNNNLQKACKADITKFCSDVIAKEPQDMELQGKMLYCLKEKFRESKLSIPCENELANVLKEQALNYRLDPLLGKLCKAEIQTICAVPSDITKSDGQVEECLKNALLNHKIVSAECAREVAQIIEETEVDIEADPLLERACAMDLLTYCKDLEHGAGRRLKCLKIILNDSNRKLEADCQKALSNRLEMYKHVAALNVIENFGDMYNEISSSPSKKYFLIVGISIVGLIFICGLYCGNLARQAMYVKRK encoded by the exons ATGCTAAGTAATATCAAGGTATCAGCTGCAGGAATTCTAGCAACATGTCTCATTATATTCCTTCGGGACGCACAAGTATTGGGCCATTTGGTAAATCGACCCAGTGATAGATATACTCTAGATGTATCTGGCTGTGCTTTGTATCATAAGCTCTGCTCACACCTGGATGATGATCTCGGTATTCTATCTTGTGCACTAAATGCATCAtataacaaaacacaaattTCAGTACTTTGTCAGCACAAGCTATGGAGTCATCAGGCAGAGCTTTTAGACAATGATTATAtagaacataaattaaaagaacCATGTCAAGATGAGCCAGTAATATTAAACTGTCTAAGCCCATCAGAGTACATGATAGATTGTGTGCTCAAGAAGAAATCAAGTGTGCGAGATAAAAAATGTTGGaggatgataaataaaatagaatctCTTGTGTTTAATGATTGGCAAATCATTGGTAATTTTCTAAAGAATTGTTATGATGACATTGAAGCTCATACTTGTGGCCGTATACCATATGATCCTAGAAGTCTTTCTCAAAAGCAGACACTAAAATGTCTGCAGGGGCAGGACATGAACCTTGTGACAATCAAAACAGAGTGCCAGGCTGAGATGGCTGTGTTAGAGGAAATGAAGTACAACACCCTTCAGTTGGACAAGATCATATTTGCTGCATGTAACTTGGACCAAAAGAACTTTTGCCCTGATGAAGTCCCCGGCTCTTGGTTGATGTACAAGTGTCTTTTAAgacataaatatgaaaatg GAATGAGGAAAAAGTGCCAAGATCAATTGTTTTATGACCAAAGGAATATTGTAATGAATTATAGAATGAGTAAAGGTTTAGTAAAGTCTTGTAAAGAAGACATAAGGAAGTATCACTGCCGAAAAGGGGTTGTAGATGATAAGGATGTCAGACTTGCACAAATTTTATTATGCTTGGAAAATGTATCCCGCAATGATAGCACAAAATTAAGCCCTGAATGCACAGCTGAGATGATAGATCATAGAAAAATGCTCATGGATGACTATAGACTGTCACCAGAATTGATGCAGAACTGTGCCAATGATATTACAATGCTATGTAAGGGTATTGAAGCTGGAGGTAAAACAATCCACTGTCTCATGGAACATGCCAGACCAAGAAAAAGGAAAGATAAAAGAATAAGTGCAGCTTGTCAAAAATCTTTGGAAGCATTAGTTCTGGAAGCTGATCCAGGTGAAGATTGGAGGGTTGACCCCATTCTACGCAAGGCCTGCAAACCAGTGGTGGACAGAGCTTGTAGAGAAGTCAGTTATGGCAATGGTAGAGTCATGTCTTGTCTGATGGAAAAACTTGGAACCAATCTAATGACTCCTGATTGTGAATCTGCCTTGTTGCAAATTCAATACTTTATATCTAGAGACTTTAAGCTGGATCCCCAGTTATACAAGGCATGCAAATATGATGCTGTTACAGTATGTAGAGCTAAACTCCAGTGGGCTGATGCCAGTGAACACCAGTCAGAGAAAGACCCACTAGTGTTACCCTGCTTATACAATTATGCTTATAATCCTGATCTCAGAGGAAGGTTAAAACCAGGTTGTGAGACACAAGTCAGGAGAGTGATGAGACAGAGAGCCATCAGTGTGGACTTGATGCCTGAAATTGAAGACTATTGCATGGATGATCTTATTAATCTATGTTTTGAAAATACTGGAAAAGGAGAAGAAATATCATGTTTACAAAGTAAAATTAAAGAGCTTGGACCAAAGTGTAGAGATATTGTGACTAATTTTACAGAAACTCAGAGTGGCCATATTGAGCTGAATGCTGTTGTCAACATTAACTGTAGAGTTCCTATTGAGAGGCTGTGCTCATCTGAGCTGAAAAGTAAGAAAGAGGAGGATGACATCATGGACTGTTTGATAAGTCATAAAAATGATCCAGAAATTAAAGCAAATGTTAATTGTAGGGCAGCTATAGAACATGAGCAACTGATctcattaaaaaattataagtttacAAGAAAATTCAAGAATGCTTGCAAATCTTATGTGGTTAGATTTTGTCCCAAAGCAATGACCAAGAGTCAGGTGGTCACATGTCTGAGTGAAATAGTGAGGAATGATACAATCACTAAAAGAAAGCACACTATATTTAAGGATTGTCGCCAACAGCTGAGACAGCAGCTGTTTCAACAAAAAGAGAATATTGACTTAGATCCCGAACTAAAGGAAGCTTGTAAGAATGACTTGCAAATATATTGTGCTGGTGTAACACATGGAGAAGCAGCAGCTTTAGAATGTCTCCAGACAGCTAAAGGAAAGTTAACAGATGAATGCAGAAAGGCCATATTTGTTGTAAGAAAACAAGAGTTTGCAGACAATGCTGTTGACTATCATTTAATTACAACTTGTAATAGTATGATAGACTTGTACTGCCACAATACAGATGCAGCAAATATTCTCGACTGTTtgaag ATACATCGCCAAGAACTACATTTCGATGAAAACTGCAAAGTAGTTATTGTGAACAGGATGATAGAACAGAATATGGATTACCGGTTCAATAACAATCTCCAAAAAGCTTGCAAAGCGGATATCACGAAATTTTGTTCAGATGTGATTG CAAAAGAACCACAGGATATGGAACTTCAAGGGAAAATGTTATATTGTCTGAAGGAGAAGTTCAGAGAATCGAAATTGTCAATACCTTGTGAGAATGAACTGgctaatgttttaaaagaacaAGCTCTCAATTATCGTCTCGACCCCTTACTTGGGAAACTATGTAAAGCTGAGATACAGACAATTTGTGCTGTTCCAAGCGATATTACAAAGTCTGATGGACAG GTTGAAGAATGTCTAAAGAATGCTCTGTTGAATCATAAAATCGTATCGGCGGAATGTGCGCGAGAAGTGGCACAGATTATCGAAGAAACAGAAGTGGATATTGAGGCAGATCCATTGCTAGAGCGGGCTTGTGCTATGGATTTATTGACCTATTGCAAAGATTTGGAGCATGGTGCTGGCAGGC GTTTAAAATGTCTGAAGATAATTCTGAATGATAGCAATAGGAAATTAGAAGCTGATTGTCAAAAGGCATTATCAAATAGATTAGAAATGTATAAACATGTTGCAGCT TTGAATGTGATAGAAAATTTCGGCGATATGTATAACGAGATATCGTCTTCACCGTCtaagaaatactttttaattgtaGGCATCTCAATTGtaggtttaatttttatatgtgGTTTATATTGTGGCAATTTGGCTAGGCAAGCTATGTATGTTAAGAGGAAATAG